In Spinacia oleracea cultivar Varoflay chromosome 5, BTI_SOV_V1, whole genome shotgun sequence, a single window of DNA contains:
- the LOC110775748 gene encoding protein SCAR2 isoform X2, translated as MATAARGHGLIVRVQQLESDFPSIERTLLSQTSHTSFLYNTGVDWHSNLRMDQSVVTQGDLPRFVMDSYEECRGPPRLFLLDKFDVAGAGACLKRFTDPSFFKLESTSSTGRNLDRQREKKSRRVKKRGPRWRNGDTPESFPSSHAKLHQLFLEERIESGINDPVSRAKLKKRQFTGSLFDQDQDNGRSYMEKFLDTSSQEQKVLHEICIDPLALTWTSDNACEASPDIVEIGTISPIKESIQTDRSLCSLPDARETLVKLSLGDFNQDTLNLTSDNKFVEVPRINHESRDGNVSINPKLVSGEEIADRESMSETSVGDACDFDDGASEMDNYVDALANIESEVETDSDSKKNSRYSNLKPIMADSDGSERQREFNRVSLDSQSFGNSITSEDGDHFSKEARSSCSNSVNTLMETTPDLDAAAADVTTVEAFNSDADNILFDHDPTSEAAIIVHPEVHDILKSEQEFGEASNTSSLADLNKEVLPVDIEASLKENPLPDLEPEGLTDQTGILPSLRKFSDTFEDSGNFFSVKPSIPYKECQNSSVYSDMPRGLSNVSDFHDSACPLVARHDKISVSPGVDACSDSGLSGKHLPYPERTKSIYVTREEDYCFPSTEKNSKDLFSALESFASFETQELLPGTTKSGCTSSLGYAEANFPSSWESPISKDEAAEHTEGASFKADIAVASSRDESSKEITGSADNILNDSLMLGKPSSTLDPLETQNEWLKIPSEATNTTLLGPCQDEACEQYSSNNTECSVYVGGNRGNTAPRVGLYEREPVHQDFTSIYPDQIQAFEPDALVNGLESQAATIHGVASVDCAPIDQQGNEDEIFSHDASPLNIPYKHTNDSDFVLVAENGLNSDHDVEKVERIVTGADGPRQADAKDDYQQNGVIMLSSLSLHPEKLHEPPLLVTEQFYQDEELTKGYRRALTEQRQINHVRDASSANMCNMSSDGSSSLILLDDSLPEDVKNNRKLAAEAEDVDPLSHDLLEPQYVERSAGVADDDQPTVSKTSLQSAEHTLETSNVEFHGNGMLSGGNQFIQLENSCQPLCQQLPDLGIRPAEPRINLEPPSLPPLPPMQWRLGRFQNSAAVPAGRQMVQHTRVPVQVQPMSLPTMHHTLAPVQSMSLPAVHHTIASLQPVTIVAGNNTLAPLPPTILPMAPPEVHYTFGPLQPVTVPTSNYGTETIARTLSSEGQLGYSDGYVAQQGVFTLPMPVGASEGLFQINTSAVGRQDNLPSKVPLMSTNLDANVTQQGIFMPSNSVMVSEDSSQTRTSENGRQAHVPFTVSPASTSPKGTLSTEESLQPNVDPLESGSLVEGHLFEHTSTVEAKVKTETFIQNEPLRHDNQVFAEEVVNSNIQSVLSSAEDLAPPGLVALEAYDGIPTYADGDTNETLQKKPPRPRNPLIVEVVAIDKSKLRKVERTKSPLKSKTEGGESLLEQRQLRKVERVKPSAESKVEGGEYLLEQLQLRKVGERVKPPVEQKAEEEFLEQLQLRKVGERVKPPVEQKSEEREFLLEQLQLRKVGEKTQQEVEPKVEESESPLAHLRKVRERVREELELKAEETESPRMQLRKVTERAHPPAVQKAEERDSLFEQIRNKSFNLKPAVAARPNIQGPRTNLKVAAILEKASTIRQAMAGSDEEDDADSWSDN; from the exons ATGGCTACTGCTGCTAGAGGTCATGGTCTGATAGTTCGTGTCCAGCAACTAGAATCTGATTTCCCCTCAATTGAAAGGACACTTCTCTCCCAAACCAGTCATACATCTTTTCTCTACAACACAG GTGTTGATTGGCATTCTAATCTTCGTATGGATCAGAGTGTGGTTACACAAGGAGATCTTCCTCGGTTTGTGATGGACTCTTACGAGGAGTGTCGCGGTCCTCCTCGTCTCTTCCTTCTTGACAA GTTTGATGTTGCGGGCGCTGGTGCGTGTTTGAAGCGCTTCACAGATCCGTCATTCTTTAAATTGGAATCAACATCATCGACTGGTAGAAACTTAGATCGGCAGAGGGAAAAGAAATCTCGAAGAGTAAAG AAGAGAGGTCCACGCTGGAGAAATGGAGATACCCCAGAATCGTTCCCGTCATCACATGCCAA ACTGCATCAGCTATTTCTGGAAGAGCGTATTGAGAGTGGTATTAATGATCCTGTAAGTCGtgcaaaattgaagaagagGCAATTTACTGGATCTCTATTTGACCAAGATCAAGATAACGGGAGAAGTTACATGGAAAAGTTTTTGGATACTAGTTCACAGGAGCAAAAAGTTCTTCATGAAATATGTATAGACCCTCTAGCACTGACATGGACTTCAGATAATGCATGTGAAGCAAGTCCAGATATAGTGGAAATCGGTACTATTAGTCCTATCAAGGAGTCAATACAGACAGACAGAAGCTTATGTTCCTTGCCTGACGCAAGGGAAACATTGGTCAAACTGTCACTGGGAGATTTTAATCAGGACACATTAAATTTAACAAGTGACAATAAGTTTGTGGAAGTGCCCAGAATTAACCATGAAAGCCGTGATGGTAACGTGTCAATAAATCCAAAGTTGGTGAGTGGTGAAGAAATTGCAGATAGAGAAAGCATGTCAGAAACGAGTGTTGGTGACGCTTGCGATTTTGATGACGGTGCTAGTGAGATGGATAATTATGTAGATGCCCTTGCTAATATAGAGTCTGAAGTTGAGACAGATTCTGATAGTAAGAAAAATTCACGATATTCAAATCTGAAACCCATTATGGCCGATTCTGATGGAAGCGAAAGGCAGCGGGAGTTCAATAGGGTATCCTTGGATTCACAATCATTTGGGAACTCCATCACTTCTGAAGATGGCGACCATTTCTCAAAAGAGGCACGTTCTTCATGCTCAAATAGTGTGAACACTTTGATGGAGACTACACCTGATCTTGATGCAGCAGCTGCAGATGTTACTACTGTCGAAGCTTTTAACTCAGATGCTGACAATATTTTATTTGACCATGATCCAACATCTGAAGCAGCTATTATTGTTCATCCTGAAGTTCATGACATTCTGAAGAGTGAGCAAGAATTTGGTGAAGCTTCAAATACTTCATCTCTTGCAGATTTAAATAAGGAAGTTCTTCCTGTAGATATAGAAGCTAGTCTGAAAGAAAATCCATTGCCGGACCTAGAACCAGAGGGTCTTACTGATCAAACTGGTATCTTACCATCCCTTAGAAAATTTTCTGACACTTTTGAGGATAGTGGGAATTTTTTTAGTGTCAAACCTTCAATTCCTTATAAGGAATGTCAGAATTCTAGTGTATATTCTGATATGCCACGTGGTCTGTCAAATGTCTCTGATTTCCATGATTCGGCTTGTCCATTGGTTGCAAGGCATGATAAGATTTCGGTAAGTCCAGGTGTGGATGCTTGTTCAGACAGCGGACTGTCAGGTAAACATTTACCATATCCAGAAAGAACGAAGTCCATCTATGTGACCCGTGAAGAAGATTACTGTTTTCCGTCAActgaaaaaaattcaaaagattTATTCTCTGCTCTAGAATCCTTTGCGAGTTTTGAAACTCAAGAGCTGCTCCCTGGAACAACGAAATCTGGTTGTACATCTTCTCTTGGTTATGCAGAGGCAAATTTTCCGAGTTCTTGGGAAAGTCCTATTTCGAAAGATGAAGCAGCAGAACATACTGAAGGTGCCTCTTTCAAAGCTGATATAGCTGTCGCATCTTCCCGGGATGAATCCAGTAAAGAGATTACTGGATCTGCTGATAATATCTTGAACGACTCTCTCATGCTGGGAAAGCCATCTTCCACCCTAGATCCTCTGGAAACGCAAAATGAATGGCTGAAGATTCCCTCAGAGGCAACTAATACTACTCTACTGGGGCCTTGTCAAGATGAAGCTTGTGAGCAATATTCCAGTAATAATACTGAATGTTCTGTTTACGTTGGTGGGAATCGAGGTAACACTGCTCCTCGTGTTGGTTTGTACGAAAGAGAGCCTGTCCATCAAGATTTTACATCTATATATCCAGATCAAATACAGGCCTTTGAGCCAGATGCCCTCGTGAATGGCCTTGAATCTCAAGCAGCAACCATTCACGGTGTGGCCAGTGTCGATTGTGCTCCCATTGACCAACAGGGCAACGAAGACGAGATCTTTTCTCACGATGCATCTCCTCTTAACATACCCTATAAACATACTAATGATTCAGATTTTGTATTAGTAGCTGAGAATGGGTTAAATTCGGATCATGATGTAGAAAAGGTGGAGCGTATAGTAACTGGTGCTGACGGTCCTAGACAGGCTGATGCCAAAGATGATTATCAGCAAAATGGGGTTATTATGTTATCATCTTTATCACTACATCCTGAGAAGCTCCACGAACCCCCTCTTTTAGTCACTGAGCAATTCTATCAAGACGAGGAGTTGACCAAGGGGTATAGAAGAGCTTTAACTGAACAAAGGCAAATAAATCATGTTCGAGATGCTTCATCTGCCAACATGTGCAATATGTCATCTGATGGTTCTTCCTCCTTGATATTACTTGATGATTCATTGCCTGAAGATGTCAAGAATAATAGGAAATTAGCTGCAGAAGCAGAAGACGTAGATCCACTTAGCCATGATCTCTTAGAACCCCAATATGTTGAGAGAAGTGCAGGTGTGGCTGACGATGACCAACCTACAGTATCAAAAACTTCACTGCAATCAGCTGAGCACACACTGGAGACTTCCAATGTGGAGTTCCATGGCAATGGCATGCTTAGTGGTGGTAATCAATTCATCCAGTTGGAGAACTCATGCCAGCCTCTCTGTCAACAGTTACCTGATCTTGGAATACGTCCAGCTGAACCTCGAATCAACCTAGAGCCACCTTCTCTTCCTCCTTTGCCTCCTATGCAATGGAGACTGGGCAGGTTCCAAAATTCTGCTGCTGTTCCAGCAGGGAGGCAAATGGTGCAACATACACGTGTTCCAGTTCAAGTCCAACCAATGAGCCTGCCAACTATGCACCATACCCTAGCTCCAGTACAGTCAATGAGCCTACCCGCAGTGCACCATACAATTGCTTCTTTACAACCAGTGACCATTGTAGCAGGCAATAATACACTTGCTCCACTCCCACCGACAATCCTGCCAATGGCTCCACCAGAAGTGCACTATACGTTTGGTCCTCTCCAACCGGTGACCGTACCAACTAGCAATTATGGAACTGAGACTATTGCTCGGACACTCTCAAGTGAGGGACAGCTAGGGTATTCAGATGGTTATGTAGCGCAGCAAGGAGTCTTCACCCTGCCGATGCCAGTTGGAGCTTCCGAAGGTTTATTCCAGATTAATACTAGTGCCGTTGGAAGACAAGACAATCTACCGTCCAAAGTCCCATTAATGTCCACAAATTTGGATGCTAATGTGACACAGCAAGGAATATTTATGCCGTCAAATTCGGTTATGGTTTCTGAAGATTCTTCCCAGACAAGAACAAGTGAAAACGGAAGACAGGCCCATGTACCTTTTACGGTCTCTCCAGCCTCAACGTCACCGAAAGGCACTTTGAGTACTGAAGAATCCTTGCAGCCTAATGTGGATCCCCTTGAATCCGGATCATTGGTTGAAGGTCACTTGTTTGAGCATACATCAACAGTGGAGGCAAAAGTGAAGACTGAAACTTTTATTCAAAATGAGCCACTACGACATGATAACCAAGTGTTCGCAGAGGAAGTAGTGAATTCTAACATTCAGTCCGTCCTTTCATCCGCGGAGGATCTGGCACCCCCAGGTTTGGTGGCACTTGAGGCATATGATGGGATTCCAACTTATGCAGATGGCGATACAAATGAAACTCTCCAGAAGAAGCCTCCAAGACCTAGAAACCCTCTCATTGTTGAGGTTGTTGCTATTGACAAAAGCAAG TTGAGAAAGGTAGAGAGGACAAAGTCGCCATTGAAGTCAAAAACGGAAGGAGGAGAGTCTCTACTCGAACAAAGGCAGTTGAGAAAGGTAGAAAGGGTCAAGCCATCAGCGGAATCAAAGGTGGAAGGAGGAGAATATTTACTGGAACAGTTGCAGCTGAGAAAGGTGGGAGAAAGGGTAAAACCTCCAGTTGAACAAAAAGCTGAAGAGGAGTTTTTGGAACAGTTACAGTTAAGAAAAGTTGGAGAAAGGGTTAAACCACCAGTTGAGCAAAAATCTGAAGAGAGAGAATTTTTACTTGAACAGTTGCAGCTAAGAAAGGTTGGGGAAAAGACTCAACAAGAGGTTGAGCCAAAAGTCGAAGAAAGTGAATCACCACTGGCGCATTTGAGGAAGGTCAGGGAAAGAGTCAGAGAGGAGCTTGAACTGAAAGCTGAAGAAACAGAATCTCCACGGATGCAGCTGAGAAAGGTAACCGAAAGGGCACATCCTCCAGCTGTACAAAAAGCAGAAGAGAGAGACTCACTATTTGAACAGATTAGAAATAAG TCATTCAACCTGAAACCAGCTGTTGCTGCTAGACCAAACATTCAAGGTCCGAGAACAAATTTGAAGGTTGCTGCCATTTTGGAAAAAGCAAGCACTATTCGTCAG GCAATGGCTGGAAGTGATGAAGAGGATGATGCAGATAGTTGGAGTGATAATTGA
- the LOC110775748 gene encoding protein SCAR2 isoform X1 yields the protein MPLNRYQIRNEYSLADPELYKVADKDDPEALLEGVAMAGLVGVLRQLGDLAEFAAEIFHDLHEEVMATAARGHGLIVRVQQLESDFPSIERTLLSQTSHTSFLYNTGVDWHSNLRMDQSVVTQGDLPRFVMDSYEECRGPPRLFLLDKFDVAGAGACLKRFTDPSFFKLESTSSTGRNLDRQREKKSRRVKKRGPRWRNGDTPESFPSSHAKLHQLFLEERIESGINDPVSRAKLKKRQFTGSLFDQDQDNGRSYMEKFLDTSSQEQKVLHEICIDPLALTWTSDNACEASPDIVEIGTISPIKESIQTDRSLCSLPDARETLVKLSLGDFNQDTLNLTSDNKFVEVPRINHESRDGNVSINPKLVSGEEIADRESMSETSVGDACDFDDGASEMDNYVDALANIESEVETDSDSKKNSRYSNLKPIMADSDGSERQREFNRVSLDSQSFGNSITSEDGDHFSKEARSSCSNSVNTLMETTPDLDAAAADVTTVEAFNSDADNILFDHDPTSEAAIIVHPEVHDILKSEQEFGEASNTSSLADLNKEVLPVDIEASLKENPLPDLEPEGLTDQTGILPSLRKFSDTFEDSGNFFSVKPSIPYKECQNSSVYSDMPRGLSNVSDFHDSACPLVARHDKISVSPGVDACSDSGLSGKHLPYPERTKSIYVTREEDYCFPSTEKNSKDLFSALESFASFETQELLPGTTKSGCTSSLGYAEANFPSSWESPISKDEAAEHTEGASFKADIAVASSRDESSKEITGSADNILNDSLMLGKPSSTLDPLETQNEWLKIPSEATNTTLLGPCQDEACEQYSSNNTECSVYVGGNRGNTAPRVGLYEREPVHQDFTSIYPDQIQAFEPDALVNGLESQAATIHGVASVDCAPIDQQGNEDEIFSHDASPLNIPYKHTNDSDFVLVAENGLNSDHDVEKVERIVTGADGPRQADAKDDYQQNGVIMLSSLSLHPEKLHEPPLLVTEQFYQDEELTKGYRRALTEQRQINHVRDASSANMCNMSSDGSSSLILLDDSLPEDVKNNRKLAAEAEDVDPLSHDLLEPQYVERSAGVADDDQPTVSKTSLQSAEHTLETSNVEFHGNGMLSGGNQFIQLENSCQPLCQQLPDLGIRPAEPRINLEPPSLPPLPPMQWRLGRFQNSAAVPAGRQMVQHTRVPVQVQPMSLPTMHHTLAPVQSMSLPAVHHTIASLQPVTIVAGNNTLAPLPPTILPMAPPEVHYTFGPLQPVTVPTSNYGTETIARTLSSEGQLGYSDGYVAQQGVFTLPMPVGASEGLFQINTSAVGRQDNLPSKVPLMSTNLDANVTQQGIFMPSNSVMVSEDSSQTRTSENGRQAHVPFTVSPASTSPKGTLSTEESLQPNVDPLESGSLVEGHLFEHTSTVEAKVKTETFIQNEPLRHDNQVFAEEVVNSNIQSVLSSAEDLAPPGLVALEAYDGIPTYADGDTNETLQKKPPRPRNPLIVEVVAIDKSKLRKVERTKSPLKSKTEGGESLLEQRQLRKVERVKPSAESKVEGGEYLLEQLQLRKVGERVKPPVEQKAEEEFLEQLQLRKVGERVKPPVEQKSEEREFLLEQLQLRKVGEKTQQEVEPKVEESESPLAHLRKVRERVREELELKAEETESPRMQLRKVTERAHPPAVQKAEERDSLFEQIRNKSFNLKPAVAARPNIQGPRTNLKVAAILEKASTIRQAMAGSDEEDDADSWSDN from the exons ATGCCGTTGAATAGGTATCAGATTAGGAATGAGTATAGTTTAGCGGATCCAGAGTTGTATAAAGTTGCTGATAAAGATGATCCTGAAGCTCTTCTTGAAGGTGTTGCAATGGCGGGCCTTGTTGGTGTTCTTCGCCAGCTTGGTGACTTAGCTGA GTTTGCTgctgaaattttccatgacttgCATGAAGAAGTTATGGCTACTGCTGCTAGAGGTCATGGTCTGATAGTTCGTGTCCAGCAACTAGAATCTGATTTCCCCTCAATTGAAAGGACACTTCTCTCCCAAACCAGTCATACATCTTTTCTCTACAACACAG GTGTTGATTGGCATTCTAATCTTCGTATGGATCAGAGTGTGGTTACACAAGGAGATCTTCCTCGGTTTGTGATGGACTCTTACGAGGAGTGTCGCGGTCCTCCTCGTCTCTTCCTTCTTGACAA GTTTGATGTTGCGGGCGCTGGTGCGTGTTTGAAGCGCTTCACAGATCCGTCATTCTTTAAATTGGAATCAACATCATCGACTGGTAGAAACTTAGATCGGCAGAGGGAAAAGAAATCTCGAAGAGTAAAG AAGAGAGGTCCACGCTGGAGAAATGGAGATACCCCAGAATCGTTCCCGTCATCACATGCCAA ACTGCATCAGCTATTTCTGGAAGAGCGTATTGAGAGTGGTATTAATGATCCTGTAAGTCGtgcaaaattgaagaagagGCAATTTACTGGATCTCTATTTGACCAAGATCAAGATAACGGGAGAAGTTACATGGAAAAGTTTTTGGATACTAGTTCACAGGAGCAAAAAGTTCTTCATGAAATATGTATAGACCCTCTAGCACTGACATGGACTTCAGATAATGCATGTGAAGCAAGTCCAGATATAGTGGAAATCGGTACTATTAGTCCTATCAAGGAGTCAATACAGACAGACAGAAGCTTATGTTCCTTGCCTGACGCAAGGGAAACATTGGTCAAACTGTCACTGGGAGATTTTAATCAGGACACATTAAATTTAACAAGTGACAATAAGTTTGTGGAAGTGCCCAGAATTAACCATGAAAGCCGTGATGGTAACGTGTCAATAAATCCAAAGTTGGTGAGTGGTGAAGAAATTGCAGATAGAGAAAGCATGTCAGAAACGAGTGTTGGTGACGCTTGCGATTTTGATGACGGTGCTAGTGAGATGGATAATTATGTAGATGCCCTTGCTAATATAGAGTCTGAAGTTGAGACAGATTCTGATAGTAAGAAAAATTCACGATATTCAAATCTGAAACCCATTATGGCCGATTCTGATGGAAGCGAAAGGCAGCGGGAGTTCAATAGGGTATCCTTGGATTCACAATCATTTGGGAACTCCATCACTTCTGAAGATGGCGACCATTTCTCAAAAGAGGCACGTTCTTCATGCTCAAATAGTGTGAACACTTTGATGGAGACTACACCTGATCTTGATGCAGCAGCTGCAGATGTTACTACTGTCGAAGCTTTTAACTCAGATGCTGACAATATTTTATTTGACCATGATCCAACATCTGAAGCAGCTATTATTGTTCATCCTGAAGTTCATGACATTCTGAAGAGTGAGCAAGAATTTGGTGAAGCTTCAAATACTTCATCTCTTGCAGATTTAAATAAGGAAGTTCTTCCTGTAGATATAGAAGCTAGTCTGAAAGAAAATCCATTGCCGGACCTAGAACCAGAGGGTCTTACTGATCAAACTGGTATCTTACCATCCCTTAGAAAATTTTCTGACACTTTTGAGGATAGTGGGAATTTTTTTAGTGTCAAACCTTCAATTCCTTATAAGGAATGTCAGAATTCTAGTGTATATTCTGATATGCCACGTGGTCTGTCAAATGTCTCTGATTTCCATGATTCGGCTTGTCCATTGGTTGCAAGGCATGATAAGATTTCGGTAAGTCCAGGTGTGGATGCTTGTTCAGACAGCGGACTGTCAGGTAAACATTTACCATATCCAGAAAGAACGAAGTCCATCTATGTGACCCGTGAAGAAGATTACTGTTTTCCGTCAActgaaaaaaattcaaaagattTATTCTCTGCTCTAGAATCCTTTGCGAGTTTTGAAACTCAAGAGCTGCTCCCTGGAACAACGAAATCTGGTTGTACATCTTCTCTTGGTTATGCAGAGGCAAATTTTCCGAGTTCTTGGGAAAGTCCTATTTCGAAAGATGAAGCAGCAGAACATACTGAAGGTGCCTCTTTCAAAGCTGATATAGCTGTCGCATCTTCCCGGGATGAATCCAGTAAAGAGATTACTGGATCTGCTGATAATATCTTGAACGACTCTCTCATGCTGGGAAAGCCATCTTCCACCCTAGATCCTCTGGAAACGCAAAATGAATGGCTGAAGATTCCCTCAGAGGCAACTAATACTACTCTACTGGGGCCTTGTCAAGATGAAGCTTGTGAGCAATATTCCAGTAATAATACTGAATGTTCTGTTTACGTTGGTGGGAATCGAGGTAACACTGCTCCTCGTGTTGGTTTGTACGAAAGAGAGCCTGTCCATCAAGATTTTACATCTATATATCCAGATCAAATACAGGCCTTTGAGCCAGATGCCCTCGTGAATGGCCTTGAATCTCAAGCAGCAACCATTCACGGTGTGGCCAGTGTCGATTGTGCTCCCATTGACCAACAGGGCAACGAAGACGAGATCTTTTCTCACGATGCATCTCCTCTTAACATACCCTATAAACATACTAATGATTCAGATTTTGTATTAGTAGCTGAGAATGGGTTAAATTCGGATCATGATGTAGAAAAGGTGGAGCGTATAGTAACTGGTGCTGACGGTCCTAGACAGGCTGATGCCAAAGATGATTATCAGCAAAATGGGGTTATTATGTTATCATCTTTATCACTACATCCTGAGAAGCTCCACGAACCCCCTCTTTTAGTCACTGAGCAATTCTATCAAGACGAGGAGTTGACCAAGGGGTATAGAAGAGCTTTAACTGAACAAAGGCAAATAAATCATGTTCGAGATGCTTCATCTGCCAACATGTGCAATATGTCATCTGATGGTTCTTCCTCCTTGATATTACTTGATGATTCATTGCCTGAAGATGTCAAGAATAATAGGAAATTAGCTGCAGAAGCAGAAGACGTAGATCCACTTAGCCATGATCTCTTAGAACCCCAATATGTTGAGAGAAGTGCAGGTGTGGCTGACGATGACCAACCTACAGTATCAAAAACTTCACTGCAATCAGCTGAGCACACACTGGAGACTTCCAATGTGGAGTTCCATGGCAATGGCATGCTTAGTGGTGGTAATCAATTCATCCAGTTGGAGAACTCATGCCAGCCTCTCTGTCAACAGTTACCTGATCTTGGAATACGTCCAGCTGAACCTCGAATCAACCTAGAGCCACCTTCTCTTCCTCCTTTGCCTCCTATGCAATGGAGACTGGGCAGGTTCCAAAATTCTGCTGCTGTTCCAGCAGGGAGGCAAATGGTGCAACATACACGTGTTCCAGTTCAAGTCCAACCAATGAGCCTGCCAACTATGCACCATACCCTAGCTCCAGTACAGTCAATGAGCCTACCCGCAGTGCACCATACAATTGCTTCTTTACAACCAGTGACCATTGTAGCAGGCAATAATACACTTGCTCCACTCCCACCGACAATCCTGCCAATGGCTCCACCAGAAGTGCACTATACGTTTGGTCCTCTCCAACCGGTGACCGTACCAACTAGCAATTATGGAACTGAGACTATTGCTCGGACACTCTCAAGTGAGGGACAGCTAGGGTATTCAGATGGTTATGTAGCGCAGCAAGGAGTCTTCACCCTGCCGATGCCAGTTGGAGCTTCCGAAGGTTTATTCCAGATTAATACTAGTGCCGTTGGAAGACAAGACAATCTACCGTCCAAAGTCCCATTAATGTCCACAAATTTGGATGCTAATGTGACACAGCAAGGAATATTTATGCCGTCAAATTCGGTTATGGTTTCTGAAGATTCTTCCCAGACAAGAACAAGTGAAAACGGAAGACAGGCCCATGTACCTTTTACGGTCTCTCCAGCCTCAACGTCACCGAAAGGCACTTTGAGTACTGAAGAATCCTTGCAGCCTAATGTGGATCCCCTTGAATCCGGATCATTGGTTGAAGGTCACTTGTTTGAGCATACATCAACAGTGGAGGCAAAAGTGAAGACTGAAACTTTTATTCAAAATGAGCCACTACGACATGATAACCAAGTGTTCGCAGAGGAAGTAGTGAATTCTAACATTCAGTCCGTCCTTTCATCCGCGGAGGATCTGGCACCCCCAGGTTTGGTGGCACTTGAGGCATATGATGGGATTCCAACTTATGCAGATGGCGATACAAATGAAACTCTCCAGAAGAAGCCTCCAAGACCTAGAAACCCTCTCATTGTTGAGGTTGTTGCTATTGACAAAAGCAAG TTGAGAAAGGTAGAGAGGACAAAGTCGCCATTGAAGTCAAAAACGGAAGGAGGAGAGTCTCTACTCGAACAAAGGCAGTTGAGAAAGGTAGAAAGGGTCAAGCCATCAGCGGAATCAAAGGTGGAAGGAGGAGAATATTTACTGGAACAGTTGCAGCTGAGAAAGGTGGGAGAAAGGGTAAAACCTCCAGTTGAACAAAAAGCTGAAGAGGAGTTTTTGGAACAGTTACAGTTAAGAAAAGTTGGAGAAAGGGTTAAACCACCAGTTGAGCAAAAATCTGAAGAGAGAGAATTTTTACTTGAACAGTTGCAGCTAAGAAAGGTTGGGGAAAAGACTCAACAAGAGGTTGAGCCAAAAGTCGAAGAAAGTGAATCACCACTGGCGCATTTGAGGAAGGTCAGGGAAAGAGTCAGAGAGGAGCTTGAACTGAAAGCTGAAGAAACAGAATCTCCACGGATGCAGCTGAGAAAGGTAACCGAAAGGGCACATCCTCCAGCTGTACAAAAAGCAGAAGAGAGAGACTCACTATTTGAACAGATTAGAAATAAG TCATTCAACCTGAAACCAGCTGTTGCTGCTAGACCAAACATTCAAGGTCCGAGAACAAATTTGAAGGTTGCTGCCATTTTGGAAAAAGCAAGCACTATTCGTCAG GCAATGGCTGGAAGTGATGAAGAGGATGATGCAGATAGTTGGAGTGATAATTGA